The Siphonobacter curvatus genome includes a window with the following:
- a CDS encoding OmpA family protein has product MQKFLVLVVVSMWAGNAQAQLLDRIKSRVEQKVNQKIDQTIDQSIDKATSKKKKKESKAGEESTPPTSDPHGSNSTVGTSNDPTPSVSPAAAPASPVTFTSYSRFDFVPGEKIIVHEDFSQDAIGDFPAQWNTRTGGELVTVNNRPGKWLRMNQDGVFYPEYLTQDLPENFTLQMDVMASPGIAGIGTFIISLMQTKNADEKFSWGADESTSSTPNFKIGFRPKSSGSGSIHYSSHLIGSQHRDGSPEFVVPKKNAVKVSIWRQKQRVRVYLDSTKVLDLPRALETTTALNSLVLAAYAPDYDKKEGAFFVSNIELAVGAPDTRNKLLTEGKFTTHGILFDVNSDRIKPGSFGALQDIANVLKENASLRVKIVGHTDADGNESTNVDLSKHRAESVKRILISDFGLDASRLETDGKGKTQPIDSNDTLVGKANNRRVEFLKL; this is encoded by the coding sequence ATGCAGAAATTTTTGGTACTAGTAGTTGTCAGCATGTGGGCGGGCAATGCTCAGGCTCAATTGTTAGACCGTATTAAAAGTAGAGTAGAGCAGAAAGTAAATCAGAAGATTGACCAAACCATTGATCAATCGATCGACAAGGCCACTTCAAAAAAGAAAAAGAAGGAATCAAAAGCGGGCGAAGAGTCTACGCCACCTACGTCTGATCCCCACGGTTCCAATAGTACCGTGGGAACTTCTAACGATCCTACTCCGTCTGTTTCTCCAGCAGCGGCACCCGCTTCGCCCGTTACTTTTACCTCGTATTCACGCTTTGATTTTGTTCCGGGAGAAAAAATCATTGTTCACGAAGATTTCTCGCAGGATGCCATAGGCGATTTTCCGGCTCAATGGAATACGCGTACGGGTGGCGAACTGGTTACAGTGAACAATCGACCCGGAAAGTGGCTACGTATGAATCAGGATGGCGTTTTTTATCCGGAATATCTGACACAGGATTTGCCCGAAAATTTCACCCTGCAAATGGATGTGATGGCCTCTCCGGGCATCGCCGGTATTGGTACGTTTATCATTAGTCTGATGCAGACGAAAAATGCGGATGAGAAGTTTAGCTGGGGAGCCGATGAATCTACTTCGTCAACCCCCAATTTTAAAATTGGATTCCGGCCCAAATCTTCGGGTTCTGGAAGTATTCACTACTCCTCGCATCTGATCGGCTCGCAGCACCGGGACGGCTCTCCGGAATTCGTAGTTCCCAAGAAAAATGCGGTAAAGGTGTCCATTTGGCGACAAAAACAACGCGTTCGGGTTTATCTGGATAGTACCAAAGTGCTGGATCTGCCACGGGCACTGGAAACTACTACGGCCTTGAATTCACTCGTGCTGGCCGCTTATGCTCCGGATTACGATAAAAAAGAGGGAGCTTTTTTCGTGAGTAATATCGAGCTGGCGGTGGGTGCTCCGGATACCCGTAATAAACTGCTGACCGAAGGAAAATTTACCACACACGGGATTCTTTTCGATGTAAACAGTGATCGCATCAAGCCCGGTTCGTTCGGGGCCTTGCAGGATATTGCCAATGTTTTGAAGGAAAATGCCAGTCTACGCGTGAAGATCGTAGGTCATACCGACGCGGATGGGAATGAAAGCACGAATGTGGACCTGTCCAAACACCGGGCGGAATCGGTGAAAAGAATTCTGATCTCGGACTTTGGCCTGGATGCATCCCGACTGGAAACGGATGGGAAAGGCAAAACTCAACCCATCGATTCAAATGATACGCTGGTAGGAAAAGCGAATAATCGGCGGGTGGAGTTTTTGAAGTTATAA
- a CDS encoding efflux RND transporter permease subunit has translation MNKFIKGILSFSLKNKFLIFFLTLLAAVAGFICYQNTPIEAFPDVTNTRITIITQWPGRSAEEVEKFVTIPVEIGLNSVQKKTDIRSSTLFGLSVVNVMFDDGVDDAFARQQVNNLLGNVDLPEGIRPEVQPPYGPTGEILRYTLKSPTRSVRELKTLQDWVIDRQFKSVPGVADVVSYGGEAKAYEISINPHRLLDYGITPLEVFQAVQSANLNVGGDVIEKSSEAYVVRGIGMLDNLQDIENTVIKNVKGTPIMVRNVADVAESALPRLGQAGRDKEDDVVEGVVIMRKGENPSEVIARVKDKIKELNTTILPEDVKINTFYNRETLINFSTHTVTHNLLEGLIFVTVIVFIFMADWRTTVTVSIVIPLALLFAFICLRLKGMSANLLSMGAIDFGIIVDGAVVMVEGIFVTLDEMAHREGMSRFNKMAKLGVIRKTGTEMGKAIFFSKAIIITCLVPIFSFQKVEGKMFSPLAWTLGFALLGALIFTLTLVPVLASMLLKKNVKEKHNFFTDFITRSTMKGFGFTYAHKKLTLLATTILVVIGLAGFKLLGTEFLPELNEGSIYVRATMPMSISLPESVRLTTQMRKVFEQFPEVKAVISQTGRPNDGTDPTGFYNIEFLVDIYPKDEWKSGITKEQLIAQMQKKLSVFPGVDFGFSQPIMDNVAEAVSGVKGSIAVKIYGKDLNILEEKAGEIDAQLATVSGITDLGVIRNIGQPEMHILLDEQKLALYGVNKTDAQAVVEMAIGGKAATQIYEGERRFDLRIRYAPNFRSTEEQIANLMVPTMNNTEIPIKQIATISTQTGPVLIYREGNVRYGAVKFSVRGRDMGGAVAEAQQKVAAAVKLPPGYTVKWAGDFENQQRATARLAQVVPISLLGIFLILFVLFGNAKDAGLVLVNVPFAIIGGIAALLITHVNFSISAGIGFIALFGICIQNGVILISVFKKNLQKKIPLNQSISQGVLSRVRPVVMTAMMAAIGLIPAALSTGIGSETSKPLAIVVIGGLITATLLTLLVFPLVFYMSYRRTYAHLVDQL, from the coding sequence ATGAATAAGTTCATTAAAGGTATTTTGTCCTTCTCGCTGAAGAACAAATTCTTGATCTTCTTTCTGACGCTGCTGGCCGCTGTGGCGGGTTTCATCTGCTATCAGAATACCCCTATTGAAGCGTTTCCTGACGTTACGAATACCCGGATTACGATCATTACGCAGTGGCCGGGACGTTCCGCTGAAGAGGTGGAAAAATTCGTTACCATTCCGGTGGAAATTGGGCTGAATTCCGTGCAGAAAAAAACGGACATTCGCTCGTCGACGCTGTTTGGGTTGTCCGTCGTCAATGTCATGTTTGACGATGGGGTAGACGATGCCTTCGCCCGTCAGCAGGTAAACAACCTGCTAGGTAATGTGGATTTACCCGAAGGTATTCGACCCGAAGTACAGCCGCCCTACGGACCTACGGGGGAAATTCTCCGCTATACGCTCAAGTCACCCACGCGGTCGGTACGGGAATTGAAAACGCTTCAGGACTGGGTCATTGACCGTCAGTTCAAAAGCGTACCCGGCGTGGCCGACGTAGTAAGCTATGGCGGGGAAGCCAAAGCGTACGAGATTTCCATCAATCCCCACCGCCTGCTTGATTACGGCATTACACCACTTGAAGTATTCCAGGCTGTACAAAGTGCCAACCTCAACGTGGGGGGCGACGTCATTGAAAAAAGTTCGGAAGCCTATGTGGTCCGTGGCATCGGGATGCTCGACAACTTACAGGACATTGAGAATACGGTAATCAAAAACGTGAAGGGTACGCCCATCATGGTACGTAACGTGGCCGATGTGGCAGAGTCTGCTTTACCCCGACTGGGTCAGGCTGGTCGCGACAAGGAAGACGACGTTGTCGAAGGAGTAGTGATTATGCGGAAGGGTGAAAATCCCAGTGAAGTCATTGCCCGGGTAAAGGATAAAATCAAGGAGCTGAACACCACGATTTTACCCGAGGACGTTAAAATCAATACGTTCTACAACCGCGAAACGCTCATTAACTTCTCTACGCATACCGTTACCCACAACCTGCTGGAAGGTCTGATTTTCGTAACCGTCATCGTCTTTATTTTCATGGCCGACTGGCGAACGACCGTCACCGTTTCCATTGTCATTCCGCTGGCTTTGCTCTTTGCCTTCATTTGTTTGCGATTGAAAGGTATGTCGGCCAACCTGCTTTCGATGGGTGCCATTGACTTTGGAATCATCGTCGATGGAGCGGTGGTGATGGTGGAGGGTATTTTTGTAACGTTGGACGAGATGGCTCACCGCGAAGGCATGAGCCGTTTCAACAAGATGGCTAAACTGGGCGTGATTCGGAAAACGGGTACGGAAATGGGTAAAGCCATTTTCTTTTCTAAAGCCATTATCATTACCTGTCTGGTCCCCATCTTCTCGTTTCAGAAAGTAGAAGGAAAGATGTTCTCGCCCCTGGCTTGGACCTTGGGCTTTGCCTTACTCGGAGCACTGATTTTTACGCTGACGCTGGTGCCCGTACTGGCCAGTATGCTGCTGAAGAAAAACGTGAAAGAAAAACATAACTTCTTCACGGATTTCATCACCCGCTCTACCATGAAAGGCTTTGGCTTTACGTACGCCCACAAGAAACTAACGCTGCTGGCTACGACGATACTCGTCGTTATTGGGCTGGCTGGTTTTAAACTATTGGGTACGGAGTTTCTGCCGGAACTGAATGAAGGTTCCATTTACGTACGGGCGACCATGCCGATGTCGATTTCATTGCCCGAATCCGTACGCCTGACGACGCAGATGCGAAAGGTATTCGAGCAGTTCCCCGAGGTAAAAGCAGTGATTTCCCAAACCGGACGTCCCAACGATGGTACGGATCCGACCGGCTTCTACAACATTGAGTTTCTGGTGGATATTTATCCAAAGGACGAGTGGAAAAGCGGTATCACGAAAGAGCAACTGATCGCTCAGATGCAGAAAAAACTTTCGGTATTTCCCGGCGTAGATTTTGGCTTTTCGCAACCCATTATGGACAACGTGGCCGAAGCCGTCTCAGGGGTGAAGGGTAGTATCGCTGTGAAGATCTACGGAAAGGATCTGAACATTCTGGAAGAAAAAGCCGGAGAAATCGACGCTCAACTGGCTACCGTATCGGGAATTACGGATCTAGGGGTGATTCGGAACATCGGTCAGCCGGAAATGCACATTTTGCTGGATGAGCAAAAGCTGGCTCTGTACGGGGTGAATAAAACCGATGCTCAGGCCGTCGTTGAAATGGCCATTGGCGGTAAAGCTGCCACGCAGATTTACGAAGGTGAACGCCGTTTTGATTTACGGATTCGGTACGCCCCCAACTTCCGCTCAACTGAGGAACAGATTGCCAATCTGATGGTACCGACGATGAACAATACCGAAATTCCCATCAAACAGATTGCCACGATCAGTACACAAACGGGTCCGGTATTGATTTATCGCGAAGGGAACGTTCGCTACGGAGCCGTGAAATTTTCCGTACGCGGTCGGGATATGGGCGGAGCCGTGGCTGAAGCCCAGCAGAAAGTAGCTGCTGCGGTGAAACTGCCTCCGGGTTATACGGTGAAATGGGCGGGGGATTTTGAAAACCAGCAACGGGCCACGGCTCGACTGGCTCAGGTAGTACCCATTAGTTTACTGGGCATTTTCCTGATTTTGTTCGTACTGTTTGGCAATGCCAAAGACGCCGGACTGGTACTGGTAAACGTGCCCTTCGCCATCATTGGCGGGATTGCCGCTCTATTGATTACGCACGTCAATTTCAGTATCTCGGCGGGCATTGGATTCATTGCTCTCTTCGGAATCTGTATTCAGAATGGCGTAATCTTAATCTCGGTATTCAAGAAGAATCTGCAAAAGAAAATTCCGCTCAACCAGTCCATTTCGCAGGGCGTATTGTCGCGGGTCCGGCCCGTGGTCATGACGGCCATGATGGCGGCGATTGGTCTGATTCCGGCGGCTTTATCTACGGGCATTGGTTCAGAAACTTCGAAACCTCTGGCGATTGTCGTCATTGGTGGCTTGATTACGGCAACCTTACTGACGTTGCTGGTCTTCCCGCTGGTGTTTTATATGTCTTACCGACGGACGTATGCTCACTTGGTAGATCAGTTATAG
- a CDS encoding efflux RND transporter periplasmic adaptor subunit, whose translation MKTNSFLALKWCLYGALLLSLGMTGCHSDSDKDTQTAEATPVDSNLLAGATIDTARLKPITNELQLTGKVTFNQDKVVKVFSLVGGRIENVKADLGAHVQKGQTLAVISSGDLADLHQEAIAAQGQLALAQKNMQVAEDMVQAGLSSQKDLVAARGQLSAAKGEVDRVNERRRIMGGSGASYIVKAPISGFIVEKTAASGMELRSDDPETLFTISNLDQVWVMANVYEADLSNINEGDEATITTIAYPDQVYKGRIDKVFNVLDPDSKTMKVRITLLNADFKLKPEMFANVIVSYPGQGERIAIPGNALVFDKSRNFVVVVNRQNQPVVREVTIFKTIGDTVYLNSGLQAGDRIVTKNQLLIYNALDN comes from the coding sequence ATGAAAACGAATTCATTTCTCGCCCTCAAATGGTGCCTGTACGGAGCTCTGCTGCTAAGTCTGGGCATGACCGGTTGTCATTCCGACTCGGATAAAGATACGCAAACGGCTGAAGCCACGCCCGTTGATTCGAACTTACTGGCCGGAGCTACCATTGACACCGCCCGGCTAAAACCCATTACCAACGAACTTCAGTTAACGGGCAAAGTCACCTTTAACCAGGACAAAGTAGTCAAGGTTTTTTCACTGGTGGGCGGCCGCATTGAAAATGTGAAAGCAGATCTGGGGGCCCACGTACAAAAGGGACAAACGCTGGCAGTCATCAGTTCGGGCGATCTGGCTGACTTGCACCAGGAAGCGATTGCCGCTCAGGGACAGTTAGCTCTGGCTCAGAAAAATATGCAGGTAGCCGAAGACATGGTGCAAGCCGGATTGTCTTCCCAGAAAGACCTCGTTGCGGCTCGTGGACAATTGTCCGCGGCGAAGGGGGAGGTTGACCGGGTCAACGAACGCCGCCGCATCATGGGTGGGAGTGGAGCTTCCTACATCGTGAAGGCCCCGATTAGTGGCTTCATCGTGGAAAAAACGGCCGCTTCCGGAATGGAACTTCGGTCGGATGATCCCGAAACGCTGTTCACCATCTCTAACCTCGATCAGGTATGGGTAATGGCAAACGTGTACGAAGCCGACCTGAGTAACATTAATGAAGGCGATGAAGCAACCATTACAACCATCGCTTATCCGGATCAAGTATACAAAGGTCGAATCGATAAGGTTTTCAACGTACTCGACCCCGATAGCAAGACCATGAAGGTGCGAATTACGCTGCTCAATGCCGACTTTAAACTCAAGCCCGAGATGTTTGCCAACGTCATTGTTTCGTATCCGGGACAGGGGGAACGTATAGCAATTCCCGGTAATGCACTCGTATTCGACAAGAGCCGGAATTTCGTTGTCGTCGTCAATCGGCAGAATCAGCCCGTTGTACGTGAAGTTACCATCTTTAAAACCATCGGGGATACGGTCTATTTAAACAGTGGCTTGCAGGCGGGCGACCGAATTGTAACGAAAAACCAACTGTTGATTTACAATGCCTTAGATAATTAA
- a CDS encoding TolC family protein, giving the protein MLVRQSLIYPIAFLVAMLGFQAQAQPKVTEGIPLIAAPTDTLQLTLTQAEEQFTRQNLNLMIAQLGISESQKQEIQAKLRPNPTIYAEIMPYNNGTATAGKERAILPFRQSNSEQIVQLQQLLLLAGKRNKQLAIAQTSTEIARDRFQDVIRTLRYDLRSTFYSLYFNQQSISIYDEEIQTLQQTVTLYQQQYEKGNVPLKDLTRLKAYLFNLTTEKQSLILQLANDQAELAVLLNMNPATVVRPEVTTQELEAYNPASLTLNDLYNRAEENRYDLKAYTDQSKLEQQNLILQKALAKPDLTVQATFDRNGAFGSNYVGVGVGLPVPIFNKNQGNIEAAKIRTQASQQGIAAYRLQVQSEVQKAYVKVLQTNQLYQQFDTRFNEDFSRLIDGVTTNYRKQNIDVVEFLDFFDSYKNSQIQYRQLQNNRMQSLEELGYAVGTNLFSR; this is encoded by the coding sequence ATGTTAGTACGTCAGTCATTGATTTATCCAATCGCCTTTCTGGTGGCTATGCTTGGTTTTCAGGCCCAGGCTCAACCAAAGGTTACGGAAGGAATACCGCTAATAGCGGCCCCTACTGATACGCTTCAGCTGACTTTAACGCAGGCCGAAGAGCAATTTACCCGGCAGAACTTAAACCTGATGATTGCTCAGTTGGGCATCAGCGAGTCACAAAAGCAGGAAATACAGGCAAAACTTCGGCCTAACCCTACGATATACGCTGAAATCATGCCTTACAATAATGGTACGGCTACCGCGGGTAAGGAACGGGCTATATTGCCATTTCGCCAAAGTAATTCCGAACAGATTGTACAGTTGCAACAGCTCCTGCTGCTGGCTGGTAAACGGAACAAGCAATTGGCCATCGCTCAAACCAGTACCGAAATTGCTCGTGACCGTTTTCAGGATGTGATCCGAACGTTGCGGTATGACCTGCGGAGTACGTTTTACAGTCTGTACTTTAATCAACAGTCAATTAGTATTTACGACGAGGAAATTCAGACGCTTCAGCAGACGGTGACGCTGTACCAGCAGCAGTACGAAAAAGGGAACGTTCCCCTGAAAGATCTAACCCGGCTGAAAGCGTATCTGTTTAATCTGACGACGGAAAAACAGTCACTTATCTTGCAACTGGCCAACGATCAGGCTGAATTGGCGGTACTATTAAATATGAATCCGGCGACGGTGGTACGGCCTGAAGTTACGACACAGGAGCTTGAAGCCTACAATCCGGCTTCACTGACGCTGAATGATTTGTACAATCGGGCGGAGGAAAATCGGTACGATCTGAAAGCGTATACCGATCAGTCCAAACTTGAACAGCAGAATCTGATTCTACAGAAAGCATTGGCCAAACCTGATCTGACCGTGCAGGCGACCTTTGACCGCAACGGGGCTTTTGGTTCAAATTATGTCGGGGTGGGCGTTGGATTGCCCGTACCCATTTTCAATAAAAACCAAGGCAACATCGAAGCGGCAAAAATTCGTACGCAGGCCAGTCAACAGGGCATTGCCGCCTATCGATTGCAGGTGCAGAGCGAAGTACAGAAAGCGTATGTAAAAGTGCTCCAGACCAACCAGTTATACCAGCAGTTTGATACTCGCTTTAACGAAGACTTTTCGCGTCTCATTGATGGCGTAACTACGAATTACCGCAAGCAAAATATCGACGTAGTCGAGTTTCTGGACTTTTTCGATTCGTATAAAAATAGTCAGATTCAGTACCGTCAACTCCAGAACAACCGGATGCAAAGCCTCGAAGAGTTAGGCTACGCGGTCGGAACAAATCTATTCAGTCGATAA
- a CDS encoding response regulator transcription factor, with product MRILIVEDELKLATSLKRGLDEYGFQASVALDGASAKKALELGEINLVILDINLPDINGYDLCRYIHERNSHIPIIILTALGTIENKLTGFDAGADDYLVKPFEFSELLARIQVSRKRTQQSSTSAAHSQLSIADLVLDLREKTVSRAGRTVNVTPREIALLEYFLRNQGTVLTRNEIAENVWDIPFDTGTNLIDVYINTLRKKIDKDFTTKLIHTRKGIGYIMKEMAE from the coding sequence ATGCGGATATTAATTGTAGAAGATGAGTTAAAACTCGCTACTTCGCTCAAACGCGGATTGGACGAATACGGCTTTCAGGCCTCCGTAGCTCTGGATGGAGCTTCCGCGAAGAAAGCTCTGGAACTGGGAGAGATTAATCTGGTCATACTGGATATTAATTTGCCCGACATCAATGGGTACGACCTGTGTCGCTACATTCACGAACGAAACAGCCATATTCCCATCATTATCCTGACTGCTCTGGGTACGATTGAAAATAAACTCACGGGCTTCGACGCGGGTGCCGATGACTATCTGGTAAAACCCTTCGAGTTCAGTGAACTGCTAGCCCGCATTCAGGTAAGCCGCAAACGGACCCAGCAGTCCAGTACCTCTGCCGCTCACAGCCAATTGAGCATTGCGGATCTGGTACTCGATCTACGGGAAAAAACGGTAAGCCGGGCCGGTCGCACTGTTAACGTTACTCCCCGTGAAATTGCCTTGTTGGAGTACTTTTTGAGAAATCAGGGGACCGTACTCACCCGAAACGAAATTGCCGAAAACGTCTGGGATATTCCTTTTGACACAGGCACCAACCTGATTGATGTATACATTAATACCCTACGAAAGAAAATTGATAAGGATTTCACGACCAAACTCATCCATACCCGCAAAGGGATTGGTTACATCATGAAAGAAATGGCCGAATAA